A part of Leptospira congkakensis genomic DNA contains:
- a CDS encoding dihydrolipoyl dehydrogenase → MKEYDIIVIGAGAGTKLVTPPSKIGKRVAVFEKETPGGTCLNRGCIPSKMVIYPSELIRLSEGTEKFPVFFKEKPVADVTQIFRRVNETVKQDSDSIPVAYDKNPNIDYYPKQVRFIDKRILSDGEETYTAKHIFIVTGTRPNIPEIPGLKETPFWTSREALSPDKFPKSLIIIGAGFISLELGAAYQAYGCQVTGLTRTDVLRSADGEIKNELNKHLPFPIESHYQIEKVEFKDGFFTVTGKTAEGKSTLHSAERLLVATGIRPNTDDLGLEHTKIQTNASGYIQVSDTLETTESGIYAFGDVIGRYFFRHSANFEGEYLFDHLYGTKTNLPINYPPMPEAVFTHPQIASVGFTEEELIQKQIPYYKGVNPYSSSATGMARMSDSGFVKVLVSKETEQVIGAHIIGEEAANLIHQILLGMHLKAKLDDYLGMIYIHPAISEITRNAFRKVKEEKLKGTK, encoded by the coding sequence ATGAAAGAATATGACATCATTGTCATTGGTGCTGGTGCGGGAACCAAACTTGTCACCCCACCCTCCAAAATTGGCAAACGAGTGGCTGTGTTTGAAAAGGAAACTCCTGGTGGGACTTGTCTCAACCGAGGTTGTATCCCGTCGAAAATGGTGATTTACCCTTCGGAACTCATTCGTCTCTCAGAGGGAACGGAAAAGTTTCCTGTATTTTTCAAAGAAAAACCCGTAGCCGATGTGACTCAAATATTCCGACGAGTGAACGAAACGGTAAAACAAGATTCCGATTCCATTCCTGTGGCCTACGACAAAAATCCAAATATTGATTATTATCCAAAACAAGTTCGGTTCATAGACAAACGGATTCTATCCGATGGCGAAGAAACTTATACCGCCAAACATATATTCATTGTTACAGGGACAAGACCCAATATCCCAGAAATTCCCGGATTAAAGGAAACTCCCTTTTGGACATCGAGAGAAGCTCTATCACCGGACAAGTTTCCGAAATCACTGATCATCATCGGTGCTGGATTTATATCTTTGGAACTCGGAGCTGCTTATCAGGCTTACGGTTGCCAAGTGACAGGACTTACAAGAACAGATGTTTTGCGGTCAGCCGATGGCGAGATCAAAAACGAATTAAACAAACATTTACCCTTTCCAATTGAATCTCATTACCAAATTGAAAAAGTAGAATTCAAAGATGGATTCTTTACCGTAACAGGAAAAACAGCAGAGGGAAAATCTACCCTCCATTCCGCAGAACGACTGCTAGTAGCAACAGGAATCCGACCGAACACCGATGACTTAGGATTAGAACATACAAAGATCCAAACTAACGCGAGTGGGTATATCCAAGTGAGTGATACCTTAGAAACCACAGAATCTGGAATTTATGCCTTTGGTGATGTGATTGGTCGTTATTTTTTCAGGCATAGTGCCAACTTTGAAGGGGAGTATCTCTTTGACCATCTGTATGGAACAAAAACCAATCTTCCCATCAATTACCCACCGATGCCTGAAGCTGTCTTCACTCACCCACAAATTGCCAGTGTGGGTTTTACAGAAGAAGAACTCATCCAAAAACAAATTCCTTATTACAAAGGAGTAAACCCCTATTCTTCCAGTGCCACGGGAATGGCGAGAATGTCCGATTCTGGATTTGTGAAGGTTCTTGTTTCCAAGGAAACAGAACAAGTGATAGGTGCCCATATCATTGGGGAGGAAGCAGCAAACCTCATCCACCAAATCCTTCTTGGTATGCATCTAAAGGCAAAGTTGGATGATTATTTAGGAATGATCTACATCCATCCCGCCATTTCTGAAATTACAAGAAATGCATTCCGTAAAGTAAAAGAAGAAAAACTAAAAGGGACAAAATGA
- a CDS encoding SDR family NAD(P)-dependent oxidoreductase: MNTGLKDKKVLVTGSTKGIGFQTALSFAKEGAEVFLHGRSDSAVEAAKAEIKSILPSAKLGGVSADLATEEGIQKLTKQIPDLDVLINNAGYFEPKPFFEISREDWKKMYETNVLSGAELTQNYLKGMLKRNYGRIVFVSSESALNIPVEMVHYGMSKTAQLSISRGSAEVCKGTNVTVNSVLPGPTLSEGVEEFIDALAKEKGKSKEEMANDFIRENRPSSLAGRFAKPEEIANVIVFLASDLASMINGASVRADGGVYKSI, encoded by the coding sequence ATGAATACAGGTTTAAAAGATAAAAAAGTATTAGTGACAGGATCTACAAAAGGGATTGGATTTCAAACCGCCCTCAGTTTTGCAAAAGAAGGAGCAGAAGTTTTCCTTCATGGTCGGTCGGATAGTGCGGTGGAGGCAGCCAAGGCCGAAATTAAATCCATCTTACCCAGTGCAAAGTTAGGTGGTGTTTCGGCAGATTTGGCAACAGAAGAAGGAATCCAAAAGCTAACCAAACAAATTCCGGATCTTGATGTCTTAATCAACAATGCAGGATACTTCGAACCAAAACCTTTTTTCGAAATTTCGAGAGAGGATTGGAAAAAAATGTATGAGACCAACGTCTTAAGTGGCGCGGAACTCACACAAAACTATTTGAAAGGAATGTTAAAAAGAAACTACGGCCGAATTGTTTTTGTTTCAAGTGAATCAGCACTCAACATTCCGGTAGAGATGGTCCATTACGGGATGAGTAAAACCGCACAACTTTCCATCTCTAGGGGAAGTGCTGAAGTTTGTAAGGGAACAAATGTTACAGTCAATTCTGTTCTACCAGGTCCCACACTTTCCGAAGGGGTAGAAGAATTCATTGATGCCCTAGCCAAGGAAAAGGGAAAATCGAAAGAAGAAATGGCAAATGATTTCATTCGTGAAAATAGACCCTCGTCCCTCGCGGGAAGATTTGCAAAACCGGAAGAGATCGCAAACGTAATTGTTTTTCTGGCCAGTGACCTTGCTTCCATGATCAACGGAGCCTCCGTCAGAGCTGATGGTGGGGTTTATAAATCGATTTAA
- a CDS encoding zinc-binding alcohol dehydrogenase family protein, with product MKAIGCVYDPKEKKSVLRSLEIPMEPLGDHDVRVQVMAVSVNPVDYKVRNSISSENPGPRILGWDAAGVVTELGAKVSTLKLGDEVFYAGDIKRPGSNTEFQVVDEWIVGKKPKNLNFKEAASLPLTTITAYESIFDKLKLEPLTKKNILIVAGAGGVGSIAIQILKQMTKAKVIATASREESIAWVKSLGADLVVNPKKDYLEQIQSLGQNGVNEVLLFSDPIDHFENLAKVLLPFGNICSIVESASPLNMNLLKSKSNGYLNEFMFTRSMFQTEDRIRQKQLLEEIAGLVEKGKIIPTNQVDLGEMTEESLNKAHELLQTGKTIGKIVLGGMRK from the coding sequence ATGAAAGCAATCGGTTGTGTTTATGATCCCAAAGAAAAGAAATCCGTATTACGGTCGTTAGAGATTCCAATGGAACCACTGGGAGATCATGATGTTCGTGTCCAAGTGATGGCGGTCTCAGTCAATCCGGTGGACTATAAGGTTCGAAATTCGATCTCATCAGAAAATCCTGGACCTAGAATTTTAGGATGGGATGCAGCGGGTGTTGTTACAGAACTTGGTGCAAAAGTATCCACTTTGAAACTAGGAGACGAAGTTTTCTACGCGGGAGACATCAAACGACCAGGCAGTAATACAGAATTTCAAGTAGTGGACGAGTGGATCGTTGGGAAAAAACCAAAAAACTTAAATTTTAAAGAGGCGGCATCCCTCCCGTTAACAACGATTACAGCCTACGAATCCATTTTTGATAAATTAAAGTTAGAGCCTCTAACAAAAAAGAATATTCTCATTGTTGCTGGTGCGGGTGGAGTGGGAAGTATCGCGATCCAAATCTTAAAACAAATGACAAAGGCCAAGGTCATCGCCACAGCTTCCAGGGAAGAATCGATTGCTTGGGTGAAATCACTCGGTGCGGATTTAGTTGTGAATCCAAAGAAAGATTATCTGGAACAAATCCAATCCTTGGGACAAAATGGTGTAAACGAAGTCCTTCTCTTTAGTGATCCGATAGATCATTTTGAAAATTTGGCTAAGGTGCTCCTTCCCTTTGGAAATATTTGTTCCATTGTAGAATCGGCTTCTCCTCTCAATATGAATCTTCTTAAATCCAAAAGTAACGGGTATTTGAATGAGTTTATGTTTACAAGGTCTATGTTCCAAACAGAAGATCGTATCAGACAAAAACAATTGTTAGAAGAAATTGCAGGACTTGTGGAAAAAGGAAAAATCATTCCTACCAACCAAGTGGACTTGGGTGAGATGACGGAAGAGAGTCTAAACAAAGCACACGAACTTTTACAAACAGGAAAAACAATTGGTAAAATTGTACTCGGAGGAATGAGAAAATGA
- a CDS encoding MauE/DoxX family redox-associated membrane protein: MNAIETSGITLASLVLRIAIGANLLGHGLVRMGNKYEVFREWIKTLFSDTPLPSVLVNTMGYIIPPMELILGVLILIGWNTKWSLLIGSLLMCSLIFGMCLLEKWEIVGIQMIYMVCYFLALSSIDNQILSLDSYFKTRNL; encoded by the coding sequence ATGAATGCAATAGAAACGAGCGGAATCACATTAGCCAGTCTGGTATTACGAATCGCCATTGGAGCCAACCTTTTGGGACATGGCCTTGTTCGAATGGGAAACAAATATGAAGTTTTTAGAGAATGGATCAAAACTCTGTTTTCCGATACACCACTTCCATCTGTTCTCGTAAACACCATGGGGTATATCATCCCGCCCATGGAATTAATATTAGGTGTTCTCATCCTTATCGGTTGGAATACTAAATGGAGTTTGTTAATAGGAAGCCTTCTGATGTGTTCTTTAATTTTTGGAATGTGTTTGTTGGAAAAATGGGAAATTGTTGGAATCCAAATGATTTACATGGTGTGTTATTTTTTAGCACTTAGTTCTATAGACAATCAAATCCTTTCTCTTGACTCCTATTTTAAAACGAGGAATTTATGA
- a CDS encoding LysR family transcriptional regulator: MIPSIRDLDDLKTFVLVVQERSFTQVASRMGVTKAAVAKRIQGLEKVWNTQLFYRNTRKVIPTRDADLIFQKVITVLENVKDLENSITKKDELEGTLRVTCVSSMSNNFVSEIIDKFQKQNPKITIQLIVTDSLLDLMEDSIDIGIRVGMEVPSGLLGTELFKNRISIVASPSYIKAHKPILSPKDLETHNLLYLDLHKVLRFSGTNLSLNDVSRIRNFLSNDAASLVQMGLKGKGVLIRSFWDIEEAVQSGKLIPILGSFPLENFGRVWVVHPNNRTPSRRMMVFRNFLESECSFKFNQ, from the coding sequence ATGATTCCCTCCATTCGTGACCTCGATGATCTAAAAACCTTTGTTTTGGTAGTACAAGAACGGAGTTTTACACAAGTGGCTTCTCGGATGGGAGTGACGAAGGCAGCCGTCGCCAAAAGAATCCAAGGGTTAGAGAAGGTTTGGAATACCCAGTTGTTTTATCGGAACACAAGGAAAGTGATTCCTACAAGAGATGCCGATCTGATTTTCCAAAAAGTAATCACAGTTCTTGAAAACGTAAAGGATTTGGAAAACTCGATAACTAAAAAGGATGAGTTAGAGGGAACCCTTCGAGTCACTTGCGTAAGTTCTATGTCTAACAATTTTGTATCCGAAATCATAGATAAGTTTCAAAAACAGAATCCTAAAATTACCATCCAACTCATCGTCACTGATAGTTTGCTCGATCTTATGGAAGACTCCATCGATATCGGAATTCGTGTCGGAATGGAAGTTCCTTCTGGTTTACTGGGAACGGAGTTATTTAAAAATCGAATCTCTATTGTAGCTAGTCCCTCGTATATCAAAGCTCATAAACCAATCCTTTCACCAAAAGATTTAGAAACCCATAATCTTTTGTATTTGGATTTACATAAGGTTCTTCGTTTTTCCGGGACCAATCTTAGTTTGAATGATGTGAGTCGAATAAGAAATTTTTTATCAAACGATGCGGCAAGTTTGGTGCAAATGGGGCTCAAGGGAAAAGGAGTTCTTATCAGATCTTTTTGGGACATAGAGGAGGCAGTGCAAAGTGGAAAACTAATTCCTATTCTCGGTTCGTTTCCTTTGGAAAATTTTGGTCGTGTTTGGGTGGTTCATCCGAACAATAGAACGCCTTCTCGGAGGATGATGGTCTTTCGTAATTTTTTAGAATCGGAGTGTAGTTTCAAATTCAATCAATAA
- a CDS encoding endonuclease, protein MSEGKFSNSQSFWKNALLITTSILLLSFVSVYLYSDSEEKFTEGSIPQRDFDFQKAKRVLKRFYKKVGTDFYCGCKFSEDSEVHGRLKIDFESCGLSSRKDNHRQTWIEWEHIVPAHSFGSTRECWTKKDCESNGKLVRGRKCCQVTDPEFNKIEADLHNIVPVPGEINADRGIFSYGEIEGEERMYGLCDFEINFKEQTAEPKPNIRGDIARTYFYMEWKYGIAIPESRRKLYESWDKLDPPDTFEIRKNEIIEKIQKVKNPFID, encoded by the coding sequence ATGTCGGAAGGAAAATTTTCAAATTCCCAGTCTTTTTGGAAGAATGCCCTACTCATAACAACTAGTATTTTGTTATTATCCTTTGTTAGTGTTTATTTATATTCTGATTCAGAAGAAAAGTTTACCGAGGGATCAATACCACAAAGAGATTTTGATTTTCAAAAAGCCAAACGTGTTTTGAAACGATTTTATAAAAAAGTAGGAACCGATTTTTACTGCGGTTGTAAGTTCTCCGAAGATTCGGAAGTCCATGGAAGACTGAAAATTGACTTTGAGTCCTGTGGTCTAAGTAGCCGAAAAGACAACCACCGCCAAACATGGATTGAATGGGAACATATAGTCCCTGCTCATAGTTTTGGTAGTACCCGCGAATGTTGGACTAAAAAAGATTGTGAATCCAATGGAAAACTGGTGCGGGGACGTAAATGTTGTCAGGTTACCGATCCAGAGTTTAACAAAATTGAGGCGGACTTACACAATATTGTCCCAGTTCCTGGTGAAATCAATGCGGATCGAGGAATCTTCTCTTATGGGGAAATCGAAGGAGAAGAAAGGATGTATGGTCTTTGCGATTTTGAAATCAATTTCAAAGAACAAACAGCAGAACCAAAACCAAACATTCGCGGAGACATTGCCCGAACCTATTTTTATATGGAATGGAAATATGGAATTGCAATTCCTGAATCGAGAAGAAAACTCTATGAGTCCTGGGACAAACTGGATCCACCCGATACATTTGAAATTAGGAAAAATGAAATCATCGAAAAGATCCAAAAAGTAAAAAACCCCTTTATTGATTGA
- a CDS encoding hydroxyacylglutathione hydrolase: MIQILPIFTNSPLRNFSYLVYSNRTGEAYCIDPFDAKIVLGYARKLGVKIKGILNTHEHGDHTQGNLELKEETKAIIYGHKDAKHKIPGMDQILAESDIVFSVEEESLAVWDTPGHTFSHLSFVHKNPKTVLGIFSGDTLFNVGVGNCFRGGDPNVLYDTIRSRYETLPDSCLLYPGHDYWENNLKFAEHIDPENKFREEFQTSLQPYQVSEIGTEKKLNPFFRRHTSSVKNRLEELQEKVSDDRSVFLTLRKLRDNW; this comes from the coding sequence ATGATTCAAATCCTTCCCATTTTTACAAACTCTCCTCTTAGAAACTTTAGTTACCTCGTTTATTCCAATAGAACAGGCGAGGCATACTGTATTGATCCCTTTGATGCAAAGATAGTTCTTGGTTATGCCAGAAAGTTAGGAGTCAAAATCAAAGGAATTTTAAATACCCATGAACATGGGGACCATACCCAAGGGAATTTAGAACTAAAAGAAGAAACAAAAGCGATCATCTACGGACATAAAGATGCCAAACATAAAATTCCAGGGATGGACCAAATTTTAGCGGAAAGTGATATTGTATTTTCTGTAGAAGAAGAATCGTTAGCTGTTTGGGACACACCTGGTCATACATTTTCTCACCTAAGTTTTGTTCATAAAAATCCAAAAACAGTTTTAGGAATTTTTTCGGGTGATACTTTATTTAACGTGGGAGTGGGAAACTGTTTTCGCGGCGGAGATCCCAATGTTTTGTACGATACAATACGATCACGATATGAAACCCTTCCTGACTCTTGTTTATTGTATCCCGGACATGATTATTGGGAAAACAATTTGAAATTTGCAGAACATATAGATCCTGAAAACAAGTTCCGCGAAGAATTTCAAACGTCCCTACAACCCTATCAAGTTTCAGAAATAGGAACAGAAAAGAAACTGAATCCATTTTTCAGAAGGCATACAAGTTCTGTCAAAAATAGACTGGAAGAATTGCAGGAAAAAGTATCCGATGATCGTTCTGTATTTTTAACCTTACGAAAGTTAAGGGACAACTGGTAA
- the serA gene encoding phosphoglycerate dehydrogenase — translation MVSYPKGKIKVLLLENVHKDAYELFHRDGFDVTLVKDAMEEAELIERISDVHVLGIRSKTNVTTKALQNAKKLMTIGCFCIGTNQVELEEAEKRAVPVFNAPYSNTRSVAELVIAEIIMLARKASDQSRDVHLGKWNKIAKGCFEVRGKTLGIIGYGHIGSQVSVLAESMGMKVVFYDIISKLPLGNASSVHSYEELLQQSDFITFHVPETDETKNLFRKEHLNLVKPGSYLLNLSRGKVLEIDALVEGLKSGKLAGAGVDVFPEEPKSNDDPFVSPLQGLPNLILTPHIGGSTEEAQKNIGTEVAEKLLKYVNNGSTTFSVNFPNIELGNLKSGYHRILNIHQNQPGFLRDINSIISDLGGNILTQNLSTSSNIGYLSMEIDKNLGDELKDKIKAHKHSIRTRILY, via the coding sequence ATGGTATCTTATCCCAAAGGAAAAATAAAAGTCCTACTTCTGGAAAACGTCCACAAGGATGCTTACGAACTTTTCCACCGAGACGGTTTTGACGTGACCCTCGTCAAAGATGCGATGGAAGAAGCGGAACTCATCGAAAGAATTTCCGATGTACATGTTTTAGGCATTCGTAGCAAAACAAATGTTACAACCAAAGCTCTTCAGAATGCTAAAAAATTAATGACCATTGGTTGTTTCTGTATTGGAACCAACCAAGTAGAACTTGAGGAAGCAGAAAAACGTGCGGTCCCCGTATTCAATGCGCCTTATAGCAATACAAGATCGGTGGCAGAACTTGTCATCGCTGAGATCATTATGCTTGCGAGAAAAGCTAGCGACCAGTCGCGTGATGTACATTTAGGCAAATGGAATAAAATTGCAAAGGGTTGTTTTGAAGTTCGGGGAAAAACACTCGGAATCATAGGTTACGGACATATTGGATCTCAAGTTTCCGTTCTTGCAGAATCTATGGGAATGAAGGTTGTTTTTTACGATATCATTTCAAAACTTCCTCTTGGAAATGCATCTTCTGTCCACAGTTATGAAGAACTGCTCCAACAATCTGACTTTATTACCTTCCATGTTCCCGAAACAGATGAAACCAAAAATCTATTCCGCAAAGAACATTTGAATCTAGTCAAACCTGGATCTTATTTGTTAAACCTTTCTCGTGGAAAAGTATTAGAAATTGATGCACTTGTGGAAGGATTAAAATCCGGGAAACTCGCTGGTGCAGGTGTGGACGTATTCCCTGAGGAACCAAAATCCAATGACGATCCATTTGTTAGCCCACTCCAAGGATTACCAAACCTAATCTTAACACCACATATCGGTGGTTCTACGGAAGAGGCACAAAAAAATATTGGAACAGAAGTTGCTGAAAAACTTTTAAAATATGTGAACAATGGATCCACTACCTTCTCTGTTAATTTTCCAAACATTGAATTGGGGAATTTAAAATCGGGATACCACCGGATTTTAAACATCCACCAAAACCAACCAGGATTTTTAAGAGATATCAACTCGATCATTTCTGATTTAGGTGGGAACATTTTAACACAAAACTTAAGTACCTCATCTAATATTGGTTATTTGAGCATGGAAATTGATAAAAATTTGGGTGATGAACTAAAAGATAAAATCAAAGCCCATAAACATTCCATTCGCACTCGAATCCTGTATTAG
- the lysS gene encoding lysine--tRNA ligase, producing the protein MKDSNELIEQRIQKINDLKTKGINPYPLRFFPNANSKSLIAGFDPNQTEKKSFKLGGRLHAKRVMGKASFAHLKDAEGLIQLYATRDDLGEENYSLFKSLDLGDWIGIEGWLFQTQKGETTLHLTSVQLLAKCIRPLPVVKEKDGVVFDAFSDVEQRYRMRYVDLVVNDNVRETFKMRSKIISEIRKFLTNEGFLEVETPMMQPIAGGAAARPFVTHHNTLDMELFLRIAPELYLKRLIVGGMDRVFELNRNFRNEGISTKHNPEFTMMEAYMAFGDMETMLSLTERMIVSVAESIGKGLKFPYGKDQIDLSAPWKRAKYIDIIKEYSGIDFSKITDLKDAIAQAKAKGVDSSDSVSIWKVCDDVFSSLVEPHLIQPIFITDFPKELSPLAKSGEDDPKYVERFEPYVAGREIGNAFTELNDPFDQRERFEEQVKQREAGDDEAFMMDDDYIRALEYGLPPTGGLGIGIDRLVMLLTDSHSIRDTILFPLMRPE; encoded by the coding sequence ATTAAAGATTCCAACGAACTGATTGAACAACGCATTCAAAAAATTAACGATTTAAAAACGAAAGGAATCAACCCCTACCCACTTCGTTTTTTTCCCAATGCCAATTCAAAATCATTGATTGCCGGATTTGATCCAAACCAAACAGAAAAAAAATCCTTCAAACTTGGTGGTCGATTGCATGCCAAACGTGTGATGGGAAAAGCAAGTTTTGCTCACCTAAAGGATGCAGAAGGTCTGATTCAACTTTATGCCACTCGGGATGATTTAGGGGAAGAAAACTATTCTCTTTTCAAATCTTTGGATTTAGGAGATTGGATTGGAATCGAAGGATGGCTATTCCAAACACAAAAAGGGGAAACAACCCTTCACCTAACAAGTGTCCAACTTCTGGCAAAATGTATCCGCCCTCTTCCTGTTGTCAAAGAAAAAGACGGAGTTGTCTTTGATGCTTTCTCTGACGTAGAACAAAGATACCGCATGCGTTATGTGGATTTAGTTGTGAACGACAATGTAAGAGAAACATTTAAAATGCGTTCTAAAATCATTTCCGAAATTCGTAAATTTTTGACAAATGAAGGATTTTTGGAAGTAGAAACTCCCATGATGCAACCGATTGCTGGTGGTGCCGCAGCTCGCCCTTTTGTGACCCACCACAACACTCTCGATATGGAGTTATTTTTACGAATTGCACCAGAATTATATTTAAAACGGCTTATCGTTGGTGGAATGGATAGAGTGTTTGAACTCAATCGTAACTTTCGTAACGAAGGGATCTCCACAAAACACAATCCTGAATTCACAATGATGGAAGCCTATATGGCATTCGGTGATATGGAAACCATGTTGTCTCTTACAGAGAGAATGATTGTTTCTGTGGCAGAGTCCATTGGTAAAGGTTTAAAGTTTCCTTATGGAAAAGACCAAATTGATTTGTCGGCTCCATGGAAACGTGCAAAATACATTGATATCATTAAAGAATATTCTGGAATTGATTTTAGCAAAATCACAGATCTAAAAGATGCCATCGCACAGGCAAAAGCCAAAGGTGTGGATTCCTCTGATTCTGTTTCCATTTGGAAAGTATGTGATGATGTTTTTAGTTCCCTTGTCGAACCACACCTGATCCAACCTATCTTTATCACTGATTTTCCCAAAGAACTTTCACCACTGGCAAAATCTGGAGAAGACGATCCAAAATATGTGGAACGGTTTGAACCTTATGTTGCTGGACGCGAAATTGGAAACGCCTTCACTGAGTTAAACGATCCTTTCGACCAAAGAGAACGATTTGAAGAACAAGTGAAACAAAGAGAAGCTGGTGACGATGAAGCCTTTATGATGGACGATGATTATATCCGCGCACTTGAATATGGACTTCCACCAACAGGTGGTTTGGGGATTGGAATTGATCGTTTGGTGATGTTACTCACAGATTCTCACTCCATCCGTGATACCATCCTATTCCCGCTAATGCGACCTGAATGA